The Emys orbicularis isolate rEmyOrb1 chromosome 14, rEmyOrb1.hap1, whole genome shotgun sequence genome includes a region encoding these proteins:
- the TCF25 gene encoding ribosome quality control complex subunit TCF25 yields MSRRALRRLRGEQRGQEPLEPGGLRLGPEGAGEEPGRGRRGTERAGVSNLYELITNEELEDDLGSKEERAESRLNEQDGTGNNEEAETGKPENDGQRAGEDTQQQDQTVTKLQPVSTNKPRKKKKKRKNKRTAAGETPEDDDLEDIDSILEKMEDSSGLSYETKSGVIADSRPLLYVEHRNLNPETELKRYFGARAVLGDQRPRQRQRPYVRSTWLTAPKNTWPRYSKTGIAMRLLETRRGVQHFTFEHHREYQQVQFRFLDAVESLDPNNIVLLLQMNPYHVDSLLQLSEVCRMQEDQEMARDLVERALYSLECAFHPVFSLTSGTCRLDYRRPENRAFYLSLFKHMIFLEKRGCPRTALEFCKLILSLDPENDPLCVLLLIDLLSLRAREYSFLTRMFQEWEGHRNLSQLPNFAFSVPLAYFLLSQQEELSEAELSQARERAAHLLQHALIMFPSVLMPLLDHCSVQPDSRVASHSFFGLQAQISQPPALNQLVSLYVGRTHSLWKDPAIMAWLETNVHEVLRRVDTSEPVVEEFAQKRKVRYQSAPRNISRHVILSELKEATAALPLEVTSQPVIGFDPLPPLDSITSYTRPERTTHPSNESTLSLFFRSLLPNFTLQGEVRQDGDEEAGAGQDLNQGVNRLMAAMRDMLANIQFQEPPRDENPDGDADWD; encoded by the exons ATGTCGCGGCGGGCCCTGCGGAGGCTGCGGGGGGAGCAGCGGGGCCAGGAGCCCCTGGAGCCGGGGGGGCTGCGGCTGGGCcccgagggggcgggggaggagccgggCCGCGGCAGGAGGGGGACGGAGCGGGCCGGGGTCAGCAACCTGTACGAGCTG ATAACCAATGAAGAATTGGAGGATGATCTAGGATCCAAAGAGGAGAGAGCAGAGTCCAGACTGAATGAGCAAGATGGCACAGGGAACAATGAAGAAGCTGAAACTGGCAAGCCAGAGAACGATGGGCAGAGAGCTGGAGAAGACACTCAACAACAGGACCAGACAGTGACCAAACTGCAG CCTGTATCAACTAACAAGCCacggaagaaaaaaaagaaacggAAGAACAAGAGAACTGCAGCTGGCGAGACTCCG GAAGACGATGACCTGGAAGACATTGACAGCATTCTGGAGAAAATGGAGGATTCCAGTGGGCTGTCATATGAAACCAAGAGTGGTGTAATCGCAGACAGTCGGCCTCTGCTCTACGTAGAGCACAG AAACTTGAATCCAGAGACTGAGCTGAAGAGGTACTTTGGGGCTCGGGCTGTTCTTGGCGATCAGAG GCCACGGCAGAGGCAGCGTCCATACGTTCGCAGCACATGGCTGACTGCTCCCAAGAACACCTGGCCACGCTACAGCAAAACAG GCATTGCCATGAGGCTGCTGGAGACAAGAAGAGGAGTCCAGCACTTCACGTTTGAGCACCATCGAGAGTACCAGCAAGTGCAGTTCAGGTTCCTGGATGCAGTGGAGTCTCTGGACCCAAACAATATCGTG CTTTTGCTCCAGATGAACCCGTACCATGTGGACTCGCTGCTGCAGCTCAGTGAGGTGTGTCGAATGCAGGAGGATCAGGAGATGGCCCGAGATCTTGTAG AGCGAGCGCTGTACAGTCTGGAGTGTGCGTTTCACCCTGTGTTCAGTCTCACCAGTGGAACCTGCAGGCTTGATTACCGGAGACCTGAGAACAG AGCTTTCTACCTGTCTCTCTTCAAACACATGATCTTCCTGGAGAAGAGAGGCTGTCCCCGTACAGCCCTGGAGTTCTGCAAACTTATCCTGAG CCTTGATCCGGAGAATGACCCGCTATGTGTGCTGCTGCTAATTGATTTGCTGTCGCTCCGAGCTAGAGAATACTCCTTCCTGACACGCATGTTCCAAGAGTGGGAG GGTCACCGGAACTTGTCCCAGCTCCCAAACTTTGCCTTCTCGGTTCCGCTGGCGTATTTCCTTCTGAGCCAGCAGGAAGAGCTCTCGGAAGCGGAGCTAAGCCAGGCACGGGAGAGAGCTGCCCACCTTCTCCAGCACGCGCTGATCATGTTCCCGAGCG TTCTCATGCCGTTGCTGGATCACTGTAGCGTGCAGCCAGACTCCAGGGTcgcttcacattctttttttggACTCCAAGCTCAGATAAG CCAGCCTCCTGCGTTGAACCAGCTGGTCTCCCTGTACGTAGGAAGGACCCACTCCCTGTGGAAGGACCCTGCCATCATGGCGTGGCTGGAAACCAATGTCCATGAAGTGTTACGGAGGGTGGACACGAGTGAGCCAGTGGTGGAGGAATTTGCACAGAA GCGCAAGGTGCGGTACCAGAGCGCCCCCAGAAACATCTCTCGCCATGTGATTCTCTCGGAGCTGAAAGAAGCCACAGCAGCACTGCCCCTG GAAGTGACATCCCAGCCCGTAATAGGGTTTGACCCCCTACCTCCCTTGGACTCCATCACTTCCTATACAAGACCAGAAAG gACGACTCATCCATCCAATGAAAGCACTTTATCTCTCTTCTTTCGATCATTGTTGCCAAATTTTACCTTACAG ggggaggtcagacaagatggagatgaagaggctggagctgggcaggATCTAAACCAGGGTGTGAATAGGCTAATGGCAGCCATGCGGGACATGCTGGCGAATATCCAGTTCCAGGAGCCTCCGCGAGACGAAAACCCCGACGGAGACGCGGACTGGGACTGA